The sequence below is a genomic window from Candidatus Angelobacter sp..
GTCCGCACTTGGCTTGCAACGCCGGCCTGGAGAGAGATTATGGCAGAAGCATCCAAGGTACTTGAACGAATCGCCGCTTAACTCGCGCCGAGCCGCGCGCATTTTGGCTGAATTTCTGACTCGCCTTACGTCGCCTTGCCCTCGCCTCCTCTTCCTGCTTCACTGCCGGCATGGCGTTGCCCTACAAAATCTCCACGCTGCTTTATTGTTTCAACGAGCGCGGTGAAGTCTTGTTGCTGGAGCGCCGCAAGGAACCGAATCGCGGGCTGTGGAGTCCGTGCGGCGGCAAATTGAAAATGGAGATCGGTGAATCGCCCTATACCTGCGCCTGCCGCGAGGCCGCCGAGGAAATCGGCCTGGTCATTTCGCCAGCGGATTTGCATTTGACCGGCATCGTCAGCGAACATGGTTATGAAGGCCGGGCGCACTGGCTGATGTTCCTGTTCGAGGTGAAAAAGAAGCTCACGCAGCTCCCGCCTCCGCACGACGAAGGACGTTTTGAATTCTTCCCCGCCGATGCGCTGAAGCGCTTGCAGTTGCCGCAGACCGACCGCGAGCAAATCTGGCCGTTGTTCTGGAAGCATCGCGGCGGTTTCTTCGCCGCTCATTGCCACTGCCATCCGGACGGCCGCAACGACTGGACGCTCGAAGAAACCCTCGACCTTCAACCCTCTGGAGATGCCTGACGATCCGATCATTGATTTGCAGAGCGACCACTACTTCATGGGCGAAGCGTTGCGTCAGGCGAAGCGTGCTTACGAAACCGGGGAAGTGCCGGTGGGCGCAGTGATCGCGCGCGAGGGTCGCATCATCGCGCGGGCTTTCAATCAGGTGGAGTTGTTGAAGGACGCCACGGCGCACGCGGAGATGCTCGCCCTGACGCAGGCCGAGGAAGTGGTTGGCGACTGGCGGCTGACCGATTGCACGTTATACGTGACCAAGGAACCATGTCCCATGTGCGCCGGAGCCATGGTCCACGTGCGTCTGGCGCGCGTTGTTTATGGCGTAAGCGATCCCAAAGGCGGCGCCGCTGGCAGCGCGGTGAATCTTCTCCAGTTCCCAACGCTCAACCACCTTTGCGAAATCACGCCGGGCGTGCGCGAGGCTGAATGCCGCTCACTGCTTCAAGGCTTCTTCGCGGAACAGCGCGCACGGACGAAACTGGAAAACGGCAGGTGAAAGACAGGATTTGCCGGCCGATCCACTCCCTGGACTCCCCACTGGCGCGGCTTCCAACCGCGCCTTAACTGACTGCGATCACCGAAACGCGCTCGTTCCTTTCGTTCCGTGCCATGCCCATGGCTCGCGGGTCGAGCACCGGCGCGCCATCCACGAGGAACGCGTAGTGGTGATGGCCGTGGGTGAGCGGGATTTGCAGATACCACGACCCGTCCGCCTGCCGCCGCATCGGATGCACATTGGGATGCCAGTCGTTGAAATCCCCGACGACTGAAACGGCCCGCGCCTCTGGCGCCAGGCAGAAGAAATTGACGGGTTTGGCCATGTTTTTGGCCGAATACCGGTTATGGGTGGATTGGCTCGAACTCGAACGCATGGTGTACGACATTTGCATCTGTTTAAACATACCCGCTGGAAAAACGTTTTCAACGGGTGCGCCATAAGGAAGCAAAACTCCTGCCAGCGCGCAAGGGACAACGTTGTGAAGGCGATAAATTTTTCCCCAACAATTTGTTGACAGGTCCCGCAACGAATCACGTCACGCTCCAGCTCGCTCGTGCTCGAACTTCAAGCCTCCTCGCCGCCTGCCTTGGCCGGTGGCCGGACCTGTTTCACCTGCAGCGGTATGCTCGATTCCTGCCTCCCGTCCACGGCGATGTCGATGGCGTACTGGCCGGGTTTTTCAAACTTCAATTGCTGAATGTTGATGATGAAATTGCGCGTCAGAAAATTCGCGTCTGGCGGCAACGCCACGTCGATCGGAATGTCGATGCTCGGCATCACAAAACGGCCGTCTTCGTCCACAAAATTCATCCTCACCTTGTGCTGCCCTTCCTCGACCCGGCTGAAAACGACCCGGAGGGCGACCGAGCATTGCGGGTGCACCGCAGGCAATTGCTGGGTCACGATGGTGTCGAAGGTACCCAGCAGATTCAGCTTCCCACCATAGTCGGTCGCCGCGTCGCACAGCACGGCAATTTGAACGTTCATAAGGATCGAAGTCGTTTGCTTCTCGTGCCAATGTGCCAAAGCCGGCCCCCGGCGAACAGCAAAATACCAATTGACGCGCTGCGGCAAAGTCATTACCAGTATGACAGTTATGTGCGGTTTGAACCTTCAACTGCTGCTGAATGCGCTGCTGCCGCGAAGCGCGGCAGTTGGGTTCTGATCCGATCATCACCGATTTCCCGAACCCCACTGCCAGCCGGCGGTGGGGTTTTTGTTTTTGCCAAACAGGAAATTCGCCGCCACAACTAAAAGATAGCATGTTAAAAAACCCGTCTCAAAAATACCGCCCGTTTCCACCGGTCGAGTTACCCGACCGGCATTGGCCGAATCGCGTGCTGACCCACGCGCCCGTCTGGTGCAGCGTGGACCTGCGCGACGGCAACCAGGCACTCGCCGTGCCGATGAACGTCAGCCAGAAGCTCGAACTCTTCCAGGCGCTTGTAAAATGCGGGTT
It includes:
- the tadA gene encoding tRNA adenosine(34) deaminase TadA, giving the protein MPDDPIIDLQSDHYFMGEALRQAKRAYETGEVPVGAVIAREGRIIARAFNQVELLKDATAHAEMLALTQAEEVVGDWRLTDCTLYVTKEPCPMCAGAMVHVRLARVVYGVSDPKGGAAGSAVNLLQFPTLNHLCEITPGVREAECRSLLQGFFAEQRARTKLENGR
- a CDS encoding NUDIX domain-containing protein, which codes for MALPYKISTLLYCFNERGEVLLLERRKEPNRGLWSPCGGKLKMEIGESPYTCACREAAEEIGLVISPADLHLTGIVSEHGYEGRAHWLMFLFEVKKKLTQLPPPHDEGRFEFFPADALKRLQLPQTDREQIWPLFWKHRGGFFAAHCHCHPDGRNDWTLEETLDLQPSGDA
- a CDS encoding isoamylase early set domain-containing protein, which gives rise to MAKPVNFFCLAPEARAVSVVGDFNDWHPNVHPMRRQADGSWYLQIPLTHGHHHYAFLVDGAPVLDPRAMGMARNERNERVSVIAVS